In the genome of Angustibacter luteus, one region contains:
- a CDS encoding threonine aldolase family protein: MPGPDDLKAVNERRLAARAQCTRFLQGRPHRTPREQLEALAASAEEPSSDFYAAGGDVTALEVEVAGLLGKPAAAFVPSGTMAQQCALRVWSDRTGHRAVGVHALSHLVVHEEAALEELHGIRMRELADGPSPLVADDLAGHPGPLGALVVELPLRDAGYLLPSWDELVALTGAARERGIAVHLDGARLWESQPFYGRDLAEIAALADTVYVSFYKGLGAPAGAALAGPSDVVDEVRQWRHRHGGTLFSSMPYAVAARAGLRDRLGQFAELHRLAGERAAAIGALEGVRVTPDPPHTNAFVIYADVEPQALREACIAFAEAEQVWVLDWATSAAVPGWSKVEFVVDVDHLDWSAEQAAARVGQVLDLARRG, translated from the coding sequence ATGCCTGGACCCGACGACCTCAAGGCCGTGAACGAGCGTCGCCTCGCCGCCCGCGCGCAGTGCACCCGCTTCCTGCAGGGCCGCCCGCACCGGACCCCGCGCGAGCAGCTCGAGGCGCTGGCCGCTTCGGCGGAGGAGCCGAGCAGTGACTTCTACGCCGCCGGCGGCGACGTCACGGCCCTGGAGGTCGAGGTGGCCGGGCTGCTCGGCAAGCCGGCCGCGGCGTTCGTCCCCAGCGGCACGATGGCGCAGCAGTGCGCGCTGCGCGTCTGGTCGGATCGCACGGGCCACCGGGCCGTCGGGGTGCACGCCCTGTCCCACCTGGTCGTGCACGAGGAAGCCGCGCTCGAGGAGCTGCACGGCATCCGGATGCGCGAGCTCGCGGACGGCCCCAGCCCGCTCGTGGCCGACGACCTGGCCGGGCACCCCGGCCCGCTCGGCGCCCTGGTGGTCGAGCTTCCGTTGCGCGACGCCGGCTACCTGCTGCCCAGCTGGGACGAGCTCGTCGCGCTGACCGGGGCGGCCCGCGAGCGCGGCATCGCCGTGCACCTCGACGGCGCGCGGCTGTGGGAGAGCCAGCCGTTCTACGGCCGCGACCTCGCCGAGATCGCCGCCCTGGCCGACACCGTCTACGTGTCCTTCTACAAGGGACTCGGGGCGCCGGCTGGTGCCGCGCTCGCCGGTCCGTCCGACGTCGTCGACGAGGTGCGCCAGTGGCGGCACCGGCACGGCGGCACGCTGTTCTCGTCCATGCCGTACGCGGTCGCCGCCCGCGCGGGGCTGCGCGACCGGCTCGGGCAGTTCGCCGAGCTGCACCGGTTGGCCGGGGAGCGGGCGGCCGCGATCGGCGCCCTCGAGGGAGTGCGCGTGACGCCGGATCCCCCGCACACCAACGCCTTCGTCATCTACGCCGACGTCGAGCCGCAGGCCCTGCGCGAGGCCTGCATCGCGTTCGCCGAGGCCGAGCAGGTCTGGGTGCTGGACTGGGCCACGAGCGCGGCGGTGCCGGGCTGGAGCAAGGTCGAGTTCGTCGTCGACGTGGACCACCTCGACTGGTCGGCCGAGCAGGCCGCCGCGCGCGTGGGACAGGTCCTCGACCTCGCACGACGAGGTTGA
- a CDS encoding glycerophosphodiester phosphodiesterase: MNGGPEVVAHRGSSAEKPEHTLSAYLRAIEQGADALECDVRLTADGHLVCVHDRKVNRTSNGRGVVSTLELAHLEQLDWGSWMQDWDDADSVETPDRDHGRLLTLRRLLDAVRDCGRPVQVAIETKHPTRYAGLVERTLARVLAEYGWDGAHPQFPSPVRVMSFSSLALQRMRQRSPDVPRVLLVEDRIPVRMRDGTLPKGVGTVGIDVRLLRRHQGFVRSVQGLGGKVHVWTVDRDEDVELCLALGVDAIITNRPRHVLELLGRGVHPA; encoded by the coding sequence GTGAACGGCGGCCCCGAGGTGGTGGCGCACCGTGGCTCGAGTGCCGAGAAGCCCGAGCACACCCTCTCCGCGTACCTGCGTGCCATCGAGCAGGGCGCCGACGCCCTCGAGTGCGACGTCCGGCTCACCGCCGACGGGCACCTGGTGTGCGTGCACGACCGCAAGGTCAACCGGACGTCCAACGGTCGCGGCGTCGTCTCGACCCTCGAGCTCGCGCACCTGGAGCAGCTCGACTGGGGATCCTGGATGCAGGACTGGGACGACGCGGACTCCGTCGAGACCCCCGACCGCGACCACGGCCGGCTCCTGACCCTGCGTCGCCTGCTGGACGCCGTCCGGGACTGCGGTCGCCCCGTCCAGGTGGCCATCGAGACCAAGCACCCGACCCGGTACGCCGGGCTGGTCGAGCGCACGCTGGCCCGGGTGCTGGCCGAGTACGGCTGGGACGGCGCGCACCCGCAGTTCCCGTCGCCCGTGCGCGTCATGTCCTTCTCGTCCCTGGCGTTGCAGCGGATGCGTCAACGCTCGCCGGACGTCCCGCGGGTGCTGCTGGTCGAGGACCGGATCCCCGTCCGGATGCGGGACGGAACCCTGCCCAAGGGCGTGGGGACGGTCGGGATCGACGTCCGGCTGCTGCGCCGTCACCAGGGCTTCGTGCGCTCGGTGCAGGGCCTCGGCGGCAAGGTGCACGTGTGGACCGTGGACCGGGACGAGGACGTCGAGCTCTGCCTCGCCCTCGGGGTCGATGCGATCATCACCAACCGCCCCCGGCACGTCCTGGAGCTGCTCGGACGCGGCGTGCACCCGGCCTGA
- a CDS encoding ATP-binding protein, whose translation MATRIPTRTRTLRVPHAFASVPRTRRTVVEDLRGRDVPSAVVDEVEIVVTELLGNAVQHAAALPDGTVRVHWQVKGGVVELDVTDGGGSTTPRAQQPTVYATRGRGLRIVRSLAHEWGVLDEDRGRTVWVCLGGPSRRRRP comes from the coding sequence GTGGCCACGCGCATTCCGACCCGCACGCGCACCTTGCGGGTGCCGCACGCCTTCGCCTCGGTGCCCCGCACCCGGCGAACGGTCGTCGAGGACCTGCGCGGCCGCGACGTCCCCTCGGCCGTGGTCGACGAGGTCGAGATCGTGGTCACCGAGCTGCTCGGCAACGCCGTCCAGCACGCTGCCGCCCTACCCGACGGCACCGTGCGCGTGCACTGGCAGGTCAAGGGCGGGGTCGTCGAGCTCGACGTCACCGACGGCGGGGGCAGCACGACGCCTCGCGCCCAGCAGCCCACGGTGTACGCCACCCGCGGCCGTGGCCTGCGCATCGTCCGTTCGCTCGCCCACGAGTGGGGTGTGCTGGACGAGGACCGGGGCCGCACGGTCTGGGTCTGCCTCGGTGGACCGTCCCGCCGCCGCCGTCCCTGA
- a CDS encoding DUF5926 family protein: MGKSSRRPSTTSTASAVADADVPVVGQREPCPCGSGKKYKACHGRARAVAAPTPTGRTFEGLPGEPDWVALREVVPAATATLTLAPALRRKKSGDQPALNEITVATVLPLAWPAMRRADGRVLVGLQTGGGSGDPSRDVGSAAAAAVAAEPGTPITLTDLPSDGPRLQAVVAPDATMTVTLHEGFDFWVEGADDLDAEVRESLERANSAVIPTARLTGVEAAYWCQIGDRTHLRWVLPQGEDELLDGLARLHATGESSLGDGTRYVGAFRAHGLLVPVWDLPQEWTADDVEGPAAAFAERLAEALAKDEPLTYDERRARAGVVSRQLTLR, encoded by the coding sequence ATGGGCAAGTCCTCGCGCCGTCCCTCGACCACCTCCACCGCCAGCGCGGTCGCTGACGCCGACGTCCCCGTCGTCGGTCAGCGTGAACCGTGCCCCTGTGGTTCCGGCAAGAAGTACAAGGCCTGCCACGGCCGGGCCCGCGCCGTCGCGGCGCCGACGCCCACCGGCCGGACGTTCGAGGGCCTGCCCGGCGAGCCCGACTGGGTGGCGCTGCGCGAGGTGGTGCCGGCCGCGACCGCGACCCTGACCCTGGCTCCGGCCCTGCGCCGCAAGAAGTCCGGCGACCAACCGGCGTTGAACGAGATCACCGTCGCGACCGTGCTCCCGCTGGCCTGGCCGGCCATGCGTCGCGCGGACGGTCGGGTGCTCGTCGGGCTGCAGACCGGTGGTGGCTCCGGCGACCCGAGCCGGGACGTCGGGTCCGCGGCCGCCGCGGCGGTGGCCGCCGAGCCCGGCACCCCGATCACGCTGACCGACCTGCCGTCCGACGGCCCGCGCCTGCAGGCCGTCGTCGCGCCCGACGCGACCATGACCGTCACCCTGCACGAGGGCTTCGACTTCTGGGTCGAGGGCGCGGACGACCTCGACGCCGAGGTCCGCGAGAGCCTGGAGCGGGCCAACTCCGCGGTGATCCCGACCGCCCGGCTGACCGGGGTCGAGGCGGCGTACTGGTGCCAGATCGGCGACCGGACGCACCTGCGCTGGGTGCTGCCGCAGGGCGAGGACGAGCTGCTGGACGGCCTGGCCCGCCTGCACGCGACCGGCGAGAGCAGCCTCGGCGACGGCACCCGGTACGTCGGGGCGTTCCGCGCGCACGGACTGCTCGTGCCGGTCTGGGACCTGCCGCAGGAGTGGACCGCCGACGACGTCGAGGGGCCCGCCGCGGCGTTCGCCGAGCGGCTGGCCGAAGCGCTCGCGAAGGACGAGCCGCTGACCTACGACGAGCGTCGCGCCCGGGCCGGGGTCGTCAGCCGCCAGCTCACCCTGCGCTGA